A genome region from Brassica oleracea var. oleracea cultivar TO1000 chromosome C2, BOL, whole genome shotgun sequence includes the following:
- the LOC106321109 gene encoding F-box protein At4g00755-like: protein MDFVENLDTDMSLAILYCLDDPSDLVRASAVSRSWRDFVIKYSLSKNLCLKLFHQLTSVDRIIDTSNDMKESFEAGSSSSLMDDTRVLEREHRVYALLAKGCTSSPIRSCIADAIIASSTDNFPAESILNTLDERDRIGGTPSYWSSTGHHKTSVPETLLYQLKGDLCVITELSVQPFQAYFQPGTPIYSSHYVRFRLGHLDNNEAETAGKIPVENKYVWTYTSQEFPMAQENRLQNFKLPEPVICIGGYMLVEFLGRVQTQEMDGLYYICVSHVKVMGRSLAKSFQVVDPDESGKFGLKVLSYSDPQEMDENEEEEISPFRPMRNLEQLLNFLHRHPLDVEYVWPESDDEEEEAESDGEV, encoded by the exons ATGGATTTCGTTGAAAATCTTGATACCGACATGTCTCTAGCCATTCTTTACTGTCTTGATGACCCATCAGATCTTGTCCGTGCCAGTGCTGTCTCACGCTCCTGGCGAGACTTTG TGATTAAATACAGTCTCTCGAAGAACCTGTGCTTGAAGTTGTTCCATCAGCTAACTAGTGTGGATCGTATAATAGACACAAGCAATGATATGAAGGAATCGTTTGAAGCCGGGTCAAGCAGCAGTCTCATGGATGATACAAGGGTACTAGAAAGAGAGCACAGGGTTTATGCCTTATTGGCTAAAGGATGCACATCTTCCCCTATCAGAAGCTGTATTGCCGATGCCATCATAGCCTCCAGTACCGATAATTTCCCAGCAGAGAGCATCTTGAACACACTGGACGAAAGAGATAGAATTGGTGGCACCCCTTCGTATTGGTCTAGTACAGGGCACCACAAGACTTCCGTGCCCGAAACACTTCTTTACCAGCTGAAGGGTGATTTGTGTGTCATTACTGAACTCAGCGTCCAGCCTTTCCAAGCTTATTTCCAGCCGGGTACACCGATATACTCGTCACATTATGTTCGTTTCCGGTTGGGTCACCTCGATAACAATGAAGCTGAGACAGCGGGAAAGATTCCTGTTGAAAACAAATATGTATGGACTTACACTTCACAAGAGTTTCCCATGGCTCAG GAGAATCGGTTGCAGAACTTTAAGCTTCCAGAACCGGTTATTTGCATTGGTGGGTATATGCTAGTCGAGTTTCTTGGTCGGGTTCAGACTCAAGAAATGGATGGCTTATACTACATATG CGTGTCGCATGTGAAAGTGATGGGAAGATCACTAGCAAAATCGTTTCAGGTGGTGGATCCGGATGAGTCAGGGAAGTTTGGGTTGAAGGTGTTGAGTTACAGTGATCCACAAGAAATGGATGAGAACGAAGAAGAGGAGATAAGTCCGTTTAGGCCGATGAGAAATCTTGAACAGCTCTTGAATTTCCTGCACAGGCATCCTCTTGACGTCGAGTATGTTTGGCCTGAATCTGACGACGAGGAGGAGGAAGCTGAATCAGACGGTGAGGTTTAG